One window of the Paenibacillus beijingensis genome contains the following:
- a CDS encoding amino acid ABC transporter substrate-binding protein has product MLKIRKSFVVSMLTAVVLVSSACGAKTAAPAAEAQNAQAAEKSEEKVLRVGTSGRSVPHSFKNEKQELDGFDIAAMNAIADKIGYKVEWTVSDFSGLFGMLEASKVDTIANQVEISDQRKEKYMFSIPYVYSGGQLVVKKGNESIKSLEDLKGKKIAVGLGTNKEKFLRQFDQDNGVKMNIVTYEDPSGIVYDVANGRVDAYIVDKASGLVKIEKSGLPLQFAGEPFEDYIIAYPFVNNDKNKELKEKFDKALEELQKDGTMSALSMKYYKQDISKPKTP; this is encoded by the coding sequence ATGCTAAAAATTAGAAAGTCGTTTGTTGTCAGTATGCTAACCGCCGTTGTTTTAGTAAGCTCCGCGTGTGGTGCGAAAACCGCCGCCCCGGCAGCCGAAGCGCAGAATGCGCAAGCGGCGGAGAAAAGCGAGGAAAAAGTGCTGCGGGTCGGTACATCGGGGAGAAGCGTGCCGCACTCCTTCAAGAATGAGAAGCAGGAGCTGGACGGCTTTGATATTGCGGCCATGAATGCGATCGCAGACAAAATCGGTTACAAGGTGGAATGGACGGTTTCCGACTTCAGCGGTTTGTTCGGCATGCTGGAAGCGAGTAAAGTCGATACGATTGCCAATCAGGTGGAAATATCGGATCAGCGCAAAGAAAAGTATATGTTCAGCATTCCTTATGTATACTCGGGCGGCCAGCTTGTCGTCAAAAAAGGGAATGAATCCATTAAATCGCTGGAAGATTTGAAAGGGAAAAAAATAGCGGTCGGACTCGGAACGAACAAGGAAAAATTTCTGCGCCAGTTTGATCAGGACAACGGAGTCAAAATGAACATTGTGACGTACGAGGATCCGAGCGGAATCGTCTATGACGTTGCCAACGGCCGGGTAGACGCCTACATAGTCGACAAAGCAAGCGGTCTTGTCAAAATTGAAAAATCCGGATTGCCGCTGCAGTTCGCGGGAGAGCCGTTTGAGGATTACATTATCGCTTATCCGTTCGTAAATAACGACAAAAACAAAGAATTGAAGGAGAAGTTCGACAAAGCTCTTGAAGAGCTGCAAAAGGACGGAACGATGTCTGCGCTGTCGATGAAGTATTACAAGCAGGATATCAGCAAACCAAAAACTCCGTAA
- a CDS encoding S-layer homology domain-containing protein translates to MSRIGSRIKAVILSVIIAATVLSGIGPAGRAFAETTGNLVIGGNVQEWMLDETNRSIYAATDDGKLLFIDLSDFTLKGNVDLAGVPSDVKMDNGQLYVPIPASKQVQIVDIASRSIVNTVTAPHIPQRVAAKGNKLYYVEKDSFSFIYSYDLACSSACEHQVDVYPHNYYQADLAVDPAADRLYVGESGLSGSALVAYDIDTETIVDQSGYNDDYGFSYPSRTLIVDGQQLFYAGREFNKANLKEIYGTFKDLKLTDVNNRYAVGTDPAGSSVVVFDRNMFQKAGSVPVSASKALIGPQNELYTFISSSKSIQKIVVSLALDMEQPAKEDNRLTLLNELTDLAYDEAHDQVIAVSRDSNKLLYINASAMTVTKEVYIGSMPTDVDLAGDNVYVALHGATHVAVTDAVYNEASSAVHLIPLNEEPKSIAVVNESELFFTRDNDNISGHDPIFHRVNGTVSKVMLTGNPVAPTYYGADLFYDAASDKLFVSEKGLSSSETVALQRNSGTFVVSATSPSFSYPKQGLIMDGVYAYYGKTKLQADTLTAASPAVTFDTEVLAAKGQDVITATSVYRNGVLSFRLPFTADFALLSKGGDAVWLYSKNTKSLYRYTSIDEIKKPRVQATNLSFSDSDQTVGEISGNVTFRGASDQSYVTGYNVYLTDSSGKAISRLGFVPKGGTAGDVSLTVPENTALPDQTAAIQVKAVNEYAESDRFVSIPLWDAPFGPLIGSFTDLDPAAHQVAGTLKWETYKPESRIVAGYKVTLRNGTEIADISAGKPYEIELNAEQMPGTSEMLYVTAYNAGGVRAPSSLVILFGDLQTAEAIRPQGSVFIPAPNRPGFTDMDNAAGRIGGTVHWDRNDEHMVLGYRLYFTDSKGGKKALIGEMKVLGLPLYGFALPSGTVIPQGASDIAIYPYDTNGEGDAAYVNIRDSGDVDTIPPTVTVSEVLDNSTSVKGVTEPYAKVELWKTDQLLGSAQSDERGEFAIPISPQPEGTSLTLTATDQAGNRGLPLTIRVTAHPQETGNSPVTDGSVPSSSTNPAAPPTGTEATAGTIAATTRTDQSGRLVVTAVVDANRFMQLAEASGTSSRLLLDVTAHGDAVNTEIDAGSFQLLLDRNGSALLTVRTSLGSVELPAELVVSALNQLNLAPAGAVVTISISKAGVSQTEELDRTIGAMGGVRLLEPVDFSVTVTAAEGTPIEIANFTTFVGRTLQVPLSNAASFANMTGVVYNPATHSYFPVPTIFADTDGNVTATLYRQGFSVYSVVKNERTFSDLSAGYYAKKEIETLASRWIINGYADGSYRASDAVTRAQFVQMLTRALGILPKQTAPSFHDVKPAAWYAGAITAAAEAGLVKGDSDGSFRPNDPITRQELAVLIAGAMKAADKAPESTDAGEHQMITFQDGQKIGTWASDAVAYTVQAGVLKGFTGNTFAPDQTADRGQTAMALYRMLKALGWMN, encoded by the coding sequence ATGAGTCGTATTGGCAGCAGGATCAAAGCGGTAATACTGAGTGTCATCATTGCCGCAACCGTCTTGTCGGGCATCGGACCGGCAGGGAGGGCATTTGCGGAAACGACTGGAAATCTTGTCATTGGCGGAAATGTGCAGGAGTGGATGTTGGATGAAACGAATCGGTCCATCTATGCAGCGACAGATGACGGTAAGCTATTATTCATCGATTTGAGCGATTTTACGCTTAAGGGCAATGTCGATTTGGCGGGCGTTCCGTCGGATGTCAAGATGGACAACGGTCAATTGTATGTGCCGATTCCGGCATCCAAGCAGGTTCAAATTGTGGACATCGCGTCCCGAAGCATTGTCAATACGGTGACGGCCCCCCATATCCCCCAAAGGGTCGCCGCCAAAGGGAACAAGCTGTACTATGTTGAAAAAGACAGCTTCAGTTTCATTTATTCCTACGACCTTGCTTGCAGTTCCGCCTGCGAACATCAGGTCGATGTTTACCCCCACAATTACTATCAGGCCGATCTTGCCGTTGATCCGGCGGCGGACAGGCTGTATGTCGGTGAATCGGGTTTGAGCGGCAGCGCGTTGGTCGCCTACGACATCGATACCGAGACGATCGTCGATCAGTCAGGGTACAACGACGATTATGGATTTTCTTACCCTTCCCGTACGCTTATCGTGGATGGGCAGCAATTATTTTATGCCGGCAGAGAGTTTAATAAAGCCAATTTGAAAGAAATATACGGCACCTTTAAAGATTTGAAATTGACCGATGTCAATAACCGTTATGCGGTAGGAACAGACCCGGCAGGCTCCTCCGTTGTCGTCTTTGACCGGAACATGTTTCAGAAAGCGGGCTCGGTTCCCGTCAGCGCGAGTAAAGCGCTTATCGGGCCGCAGAATGAGCTTTACACCTTCATATCCTCTTCGAAGTCGATTCAAAAGATTGTCGTATCATTGGCTTTGGATATGGAGCAGCCTGCGAAGGAAGACAACCGCTTAACGCTTCTGAACGAGCTGACAGACTTGGCTTACGATGAAGCACACGATCAGGTCATTGCAGTCAGCCGCGACAGCAACAAATTATTATACATAAACGCTTCTGCGATGACGGTAACGAAAGAAGTTTATATCGGTTCAATGCCGACCGACGTCGATCTGGCGGGCGATAACGTTTACGTGGCGCTCCATGGGGCAACGCATGTGGCTGTGACGGATGCGGTGTATAACGAGGCGTCCTCCGCGGTTCATCTCATCCCGCTGAATGAGGAGCCCAAGTCGATCGCAGTCGTAAACGAAAGCGAATTGTTCTTCACCCGGGATAACGACAACATATCCGGTCACGATCCGATTTTTCACCGGGTGAACGGCACCGTCTCGAAGGTCATGCTGACCGGCAATCCCGTTGCACCGACCTATTACGGCGCCGATTTATTTTATGACGCCGCCTCGGACAAGCTGTTTGTATCCGAAAAGGGGCTTTCCTCTTCGGAAACGGTCGCGCTGCAGCGGAATTCAGGCACGTTCGTTGTATCCGCAACGTCTCCGAGTTTTTCTTATCCGAAACAGGGGCTGATCATGGATGGTGTGTATGCCTACTACGGAAAGACGAAGCTTCAGGCAGACACATTAACGGCGGCGTCTCCCGCCGTCACTTTCGATACGGAAGTACTGGCGGCCAAAGGACAGGATGTCATTACAGCCACATCCGTCTATCGTAACGGTGTGTTATCGTTCAGGCTTCCGTTTACCGCCGATTTCGCGCTTCTCTCGAAAGGCGGCGATGCGGTCTGGTTGTACAGCAAAAATACGAAATCGTTATACCGCTATACCAGCATCGATGAAATCAAAAAGCCGCGCGTTCAAGCGACGAACCTGAGTTTTTCCGATTCGGATCAGACGGTTGGAGAAATAAGCGGAAATGTGACGTTCCGCGGCGCTTCGGACCAGTCGTATGTGACGGGATATAACGTCTATTTGACGGATTCGTCGGGAAAAGCTATCAGCCGGCTCGGTTTCGTCCCGAAAGGCGGAACTGCCGGCGATGTATCGCTTACGGTTCCGGAAAATACGGCTTTGCCGGATCAGACGGCAGCGATACAGGTGAAGGCGGTTAACGAATATGCCGAGAGCGACCGGTTCGTATCGATCCCGCTTTGGGATGCTCCTTTTGGACCGTTAATCGGTTCGTTTACGGACTTGGATCCGGCCGCACATCAAGTTGCAGGGACATTGAAGTGGGAAACGTATAAACCGGAATCGAGAATTGTTGCCGGGTATAAGGTAACGCTGCGAAATGGCACTGAAATCGCGGATATCTCCGCAGGTAAGCCGTATGAGATTGAATTGAACGCGGAGCAAATGCCGGGGACGTCGGAGATGCTTTATGTGACGGCTTATAACGCAGGCGGAGTCCGGGCTCCCAGCTCGCTCGTAATTCTATTCGGAGATCTGCAAACGGCAGAGGCGATCCGTCCTCAGGGCAGCGTATTTATCCCTGCTCCGAACAGACCCGGGTTCACGGATATGGATAACGCCGCGGGCCGGATCGGCGGAACAGTCCATTGGGATCGGAACGATGAACATATGGTTCTTGGATACCGGCTTTATTTCACCGATTCCAAGGGCGGCAAGAAAGCGTTGATCGGTGAAATGAAAGTACTCGGCCTGCCGCTCTATGGATTCGCGCTTCCTTCCGGAACGGTCATTCCGCAAGGAGCCAGCGATATCGCCATCTATCCATATGACACGAACGGAGAAGGGGATGCCGCCTACGTCAACATCCGCGATAGCGGGGACGTCGACACGATACCTCCGACCGTTACCGTCAGTGAAGTTCTGGACAATTCCACCAGCGTCAAGGGTGTTACCGAGCCTTACGCTAAAGTTGAATTATGGAAGACGGACCAGCTGCTCGGATCGGCTCAATCCGATGAAAGAGGCGAGTTTGCGATACCCATTTCGCCCCAGCCGGAAGGAACGAGCCTGACTCTAACCGCGACGGATCAGGCTGGAAACCGTGGTCTCCCGCTGACGATACGGGTCACCGCACATCCGCAAGAAACGGGCAATTCACCGGTTACGGACGGGTCAGTCCCGTCAAGCAGCACGAATCCGGCTGCTCCGCCAACGGGCACCGAAGCAACCGCAGGCACAATCGCTGCAACCACCAGAACGGATCAGTCCGGACGCCTGGTGGTGACCGCTGTTGTTGATGCAAACCGTTTCATGCAGCTTGCTGAAGCAAGCGGAACTTCATCCAGGCTGCTTCTGGATGTAACGGCTCACGGAGACGCAGTGAACACGGAGATAGACGCCGGATCGTTCCAATTGCTCCTTGACCGCAACGGTTCGGCGCTGCTGACCGTAAGAACTTCTCTCGGCTCGGTCGAACTGCCGGCGGAACTTGTCGTGTCAGCGTTAAATCAGCTGAACCTTGCACCCGCTGGCGCCGTGGTAACGATAAGTATAAGCAAAGCGGGCGTGAGCCAGACGGAGGAATTGGATCGAACCATTGGGGCTATGGGGGGAGTGCGGCTGCTTGAGCCGGTCGATTTCAGCGTAACGGTAACGGCAGCGGAAGGGACACCGATCGAAATCGCCAACTTCACAACGTTTGTCGGCCGAACTCTTCAGGTTCCTTTGTCGAATGCCGCATCGTTCGCGAATATGACCGGGGTCGTTTATAATCCCGCAACCCATTCGTATTTTCCAGTCCCGACGATCTTTGCCGATACGGACGGCAACGTGACGGCAACGTTGTACCGTCAAGGCTTCTCCGTCTATTCGGTCGTCAAGAATGAAAGAACGTTCAGCGACTTGTCCGCCGGATATTATGCCAAAAAAGAGATTGAAACGTTGGCTTCAAGATGGATCATCAATGGGTATGCGGACGGATCTTATCGTGCATCGGACGCGGTGACCCGCGCGCAATTCGTGCAAATGCTGACAAGAGCGCTCGGTATATTGCCGAAGCAGACGGCGCCTTCATTTCATGATGTGAAACCGGCCGCGTGGTATGCCGGCGCAATAACGGCCGCTGCCGAGGCTGGTTTGGTGAAGGGTGATTCCGATGGAAGCTTCCGCCCGAACGATCCGATCACCCGCCAGGAGCTTGCCGTTCTCATTGCAGGGGCGATGAAAGCCGCAGATAAGGCACCGGAATCCACCGATGCCGGAGAGCACCAAATGATCACGTTCCAGGATGGGCAGAAGATCGGAACCTGGGCATCGGATGCGGTGGCATACACTGTACAAGCAGGAGTGCTCAAAGGGTTTACCGGAAATACATTCGCCCCGGATCAAACCGCGGACCGGGGGCAAACCGCCATGGCTCTGTACCGGATGCTGAAGGCGCTTGGATGGATGAATTAA
- a CDS encoding ribonuclease H-like YkuK family protein yields the protein MKKRQFPFIHEKVFRNFSERNMPLSVVYDRIQSFMRTDPCAAFKLIIGTDAQVHAGHTKFITSIVIFRPGRGAWFCYRQVIIPREIRSIREKLTLETTFSQEIATYFDDAKRAMLEDIILPHVYQGAGLQLFIDIDAGTDEKRNQTSAFVADMVGRIEAMGLSARVKPDAIVASSVSNRFTKIPYRGHAAAVST from the coding sequence ATGAAAAAACGACAATTCCCTTTTATTCACGAAAAAGTATTCCGGAACTTCTCGGAGAGAAACATGCCGCTAAGCGTGGTGTATGACCGGATTCAGAGCTTCATGCGAACCGATCCGTGTGCGGCATTTAAGCTGATTATCGGAACGGACGCGCAGGTCCATGCCGGGCATACGAAGTTTATTACGTCGATTGTTATTTTTCGCCCGGGTCGCGGCGCCTGGTTCTGCTACCGTCAGGTGATCATTCCAAGGGAGATCCGGTCGATCAGGGAGAAGCTGACGCTGGAGACGACGTTCAGCCAGGAGATTGCCACCTACTTTGACGACGCGAAGCGCGCCATGCTGGAGGACATCATCCTGCCGCATGTCTATCAAGGCGCAGGTCTGCAGCTGTTTATCGATATTGATGCGGGCACGGATGAAAAGCGGAATCAAACGTCTGCGTTCGTGGCGGATATGGTCGGAAGAATCGAGGCCATGGGGTTGTCGGCAAGAGTGAAACCGGACGCGATTGTTGCATCTTCCGTTTCCAACCGTTTTACCAAAATACCTTATCGCGGTCATGCTGCCGCGGTTTCAACTTAA
- a CDS encoding DIP1984 family protein: MKLAEALVLRADSQKKIAQLKQRLERVVKVQEGEAPSEDPQALIAELEQTLTEQTNWIRKIKTNALTSFNSELSISDALAQRDRLMQHRKILSDILEHASIKHDRFSRSEVKFERTVDVAKIQAQTDELSKAYREFDFRIQEMNWTTDLIEE; encoded by the coding sequence ATGAAACTGGCAGAAGCGCTTGTTCTGCGAGCAGACAGCCAAAAGAAAATCGCACAGCTGAAACAAAGACTTGAAAGGGTTGTGAAGGTCCAGGAAGGCGAAGCTCCGTCGGAGGATCCCCAGGCTCTCATCGCCGAACTGGAGCAAACGTTGACCGAACAAACGAATTGGATACGAAAAATCAAAACGAATGCCCTGACTTCCTTCAACAGCGAGCTTAGCATCTCGGATGCTTTGGCCCAGCGGGATCGGTTGATGCAGCATCGGAAAATTTTAAGCGACATCCTCGAGCATGCGTCCATTAAGCATGACCGGTTCAGCCGTTCGGAAGTGAAGTTTGAACGGACGGTAGACGTTGCGAAGATTCAAGCGCAAACCGACGAGTTGTCCAAAGCTTATCGGGAGTTTGATTTTCGCATTCAAGAAATGAACTGGACAACGGATTTGATTGAGGAATAG